One genomic segment of Pseudomonas chlororaphis subsp. aurantiaca includes these proteins:
- a CDS encoding PAAR domain-containing protein has protein sequence MLPSARQGDKHVCPLPGHGTTSITSASGDININFMGAARVGDICGCGAVITTGFPSIILNGRPMAHLGSPTSHGGTIISGSPDTFGGFQFGGAAIQAIVDFAKLGAVRPDGSVNDQLMSELLADPQLEQRALLSGALVQPGNSSSTAPREPLTPELIAVAGSQHDTGSGNQMMFIGQAVRELAEFKRSKPALARTLVVFTPSYSEAMLSAARGSADAYGAGVVTVTNVQELIDYLNQGKDRKQSPIEHLSLFSHGVPHRIAFGYQLAGDFQMSLGVLSYDKISPTAFSSSAQIDSYACRTGMGNRSDFPVEDGIQFFPQTNESLAQLLANHLRIKVHAFVRRSDYKNTWGAFEERQLGKLCDVSDNAAPGKEWCEKWNKLKDERQDNFEELNFTYQTMGAINPVISGDTPIGVPGGHFEFLPK, from the coding sequence ATGCTCCCCTCTGCTCGCCAGGGCGACAAACACGTCTGCCCACTTCCAGGTCATGGCACCACCTCGATTACCTCCGCTTCCGGTGACATAAACATCAACTTCATGGGTGCCGCCCGAGTCGGTGACATCTGCGGTTGTGGTGCGGTTATTACCACGGGGTTTCCCTCAATCATCTTGAACGGGCGCCCAATGGCTCACCTGGGCAGCCCTACCAGTCACGGCGGAACGATCATCTCGGGCAGCCCCGATACCTTCGGCGGCTTCCAGTTCGGTGGTGCAGCAATCCAGGCTATCGTTGACTTCGCCAAGCTCGGTGCCGTGCGCCCGGACGGCTCAGTGAATGATCAACTGATGTCTGAGCTGTTGGCCGACCCACAACTGGAGCAGCGCGCCTTGCTCTCGGGCGCTCTGGTGCAACCTGGCAATTCGTCTTCAACAGCCCCCAGAGAGCCGTTGACTCCCGAGCTAATCGCAGTCGCCGGCAGCCAGCACGACACAGGCTCGGGCAACCAAATGATGTTCATCGGCCAAGCCGTGCGCGAGCTGGCCGAATTCAAACGCAGCAAGCCTGCCTTGGCGCGGACGCTGGTAGTGTTCACCCCGTCCTACAGCGAAGCAATGCTCAGTGCGGCACGCGGATCCGCTGATGCCTATGGTGCTGGTGTTGTCACCGTAACGAACGTCCAAGAGCTGATCGACTACCTGAACCAAGGCAAGGACCGCAAGCAATCACCCATCGAACACCTATCACTGTTCAGCCACGGCGTGCCGCATCGGATCGCCTTCGGCTATCAGCTCGCCGGGGACTTCCAAATGTCCCTGGGCGTACTGAGCTACGACAAGATTTCACCTACGGCGTTTTCCAGTTCGGCACAGATCGACAGCTACGCCTGTAGGACCGGTATGGGCAATCGGTCGGACTTCCCTGTCGAAGATGGCATCCAGTTCTTCCCGCAGACCAACGAGAGCCTGGCGCAGTTGCTGGCCAACCACCTACGGATCAAGGTGCATGCCTTTGTTAGGCGCTCGGACTACAAGAACACCTGGGGGGCGTTCGAGGAGCGCCAGCTGGGCAAACTGTGCGATGTCAGTGATAACGCGGCACCCGGGAAGGAGTGGTGCGAGAAATGGAATAAGCTGAAAGACGAGCGTCAGGATAATTTTGAAGAATTGAACTTCACATACCAGACCATGGGAGCTATCAACCCTGTGATTTCAGGCGACACGCCCATTGGAGTGCCAGGAGGCCATTTTGAGTTTCTACCGAAGTAA
- a CDS encoding TonB-dependent receptor translates to MSRQQPPSPLGSPRLLASAIGVAITAGSAAHMAFAAENTEKKAAGNAISLDATSITGEAQDQTSYQVEKASSQKYTAPLVNTPRSVTVVPQQVLKDTAATSLQDALRTVPGITFGAGEGGNPQGDRPFIRGFDAQGDTYLDGVRDTGGQSREIFDIESIEVSKGPNSSFGGRGSAGGSLNLVSKTPKQQDFLNGGFTYGSDQTRRYVLDVNRQFLDSAAFRLNLMSHEQNVAGRDAVNYDRWGVAPSLTFGLGTPTRVNFSYYHMESDDLPDSGIPYGYSSASATAHKHDKPTDGGDSDNFYGLKDRDFRKTRADISTISIEHDLNDNMTLKNTLRHGNTGQDYILTQPDDSKFNVNKYGTVWRRANSRVSTTETTTNQTDLFGEFQALGFKHNYSTGLEFTGEETRVSSYNIAGNTAKVCNPGSIPSCTSLSNPNPDDAWTGAISRNYNGTNTKATSRAAYVFDTIELDPQWLLNVGLRYDTFDTEANTNAATGRTKIKDDSQFWNWQAGLVWKPKDNGSVYASYATSATPPGGLVGEGADGNPLSAGASVSDLQPEETVNYELGTKWDVFNDRLSLTAAVFRTEKKNTRILVDALTYQNTGESRVDGLELSASGKITDKWQVFAGYSYLKSELVDAGLNGRNGVVSAGSNKGNEMPNTPKNSFSLWTTYEVLPKLTVGGGAFYVDEVYGDAGNTVYVPSYTRYDAMASYKLSKNVDLQLNVQNLTDKTYYDKAYSAHFANQAAGRTALFTTNFHF, encoded by the coding sequence ATGTCGCGCCAACAACCACCATCACCGCTCGGTTCACCACGCCTGCTGGCGTCTGCAATTGGCGTGGCGATCACCGCCGGCTCCGCAGCCCATATGGCTTTTGCCGCGGAAAACACCGAGAAGAAAGCCGCCGGCAATGCCATTTCCCTGGATGCCACCAGCATCACCGGCGAAGCCCAGGACCAGACGTCCTACCAGGTCGAAAAGGCCTCGTCGCAGAAGTACACCGCGCCGCTGGTCAACACCCCGCGCTCGGTCACCGTGGTGCCTCAACAAGTTCTCAAGGACACCGCCGCCACCTCGCTGCAAGATGCGCTGCGCACCGTGCCGGGCATTACCTTCGGCGCCGGCGAAGGCGGCAACCCGCAAGGCGACCGTCCGTTCATCCGCGGCTTCGACGCCCAGGGCGACACTTACCTCGATGGCGTGCGCGACACCGGCGGCCAGAGCCGCGAGATCTTCGACATCGAATCGATCGAAGTCAGCAAGGGCCCCAACTCCTCCTTCGGCGGTCGCGGCTCGGCCGGCGGCAGCCTCAATCTGGTGAGCAAGACGCCCAAGCAGCAAGACTTCCTCAACGGTGGCTTCACCTATGGCTCCGACCAGACCCGCCGTTATGTGCTGGACGTGAACCGCCAGTTCCTCGACAGCGCCGCCTTCCGCCTGAACCTGATGAGCCACGAGCAGAACGTGGCCGGTCGCGACGCCGTCAACTACGACCGCTGGGGCGTGGCACCGTCCCTGACCTTCGGCCTGGGCACCCCGACCCGCGTCAACTTCAGCTACTACCACATGGAAAGCGACGATCTGCCGGATTCGGGCATTCCCTATGGCTACAGCTCGGCCAGCGCCACCGCCCACAAGCACGACAAACCGACCGACGGCGGCGACAGCGACAACTTCTATGGCTTGAAGGACCGTGACTTCCGCAAGACCCGCGCGGACATCAGCACCATCTCCATCGAGCACGACCTGAACGACAACATGACGCTGAAAAACACCCTGCGTCATGGCAACACCGGCCAGGACTACATCCTCACCCAGCCGGACGACAGCAAGTTCAACGTCAACAAGTACGGCACCGTGTGGCGTCGCGCCAACTCGCGGGTGTCCACCACCGAAACCACCACCAACCAGACCGATCTGTTCGGCGAGTTCCAGGCCCTGGGCTTCAAGCACAACTACTCCACCGGCCTTGAGTTCACTGGCGAAGAGACTCGCGTCAGCAGCTACAACATCGCCGGCAACACCGCCAAGGTCTGTAACCCGGGCAGCATCCCGAGCTGCACCTCGCTGAGCAACCCGAACCCGGACGATGCCTGGACCGGCGCCATCAGCCGCAACTACAACGGCACCAACACCAAAGCCACCAGCCGCGCGGCCTATGTGTTCGACACCATCGAGCTCGATCCGCAATGGTTGCTGAACGTCGGCCTGCGCTACGACACCTTCGACACCGAGGCCAATACCAACGCCGCCACCGGGCGCACCAAGATCAAGGACGACAGCCAGTTCTGGAACTGGCAGGCCGGCCTGGTGTGGAAACCGAAGGACAACGGCAGCGTCTACGCCTCCTACGCCACATCGGCCACACCACCGGGCGGCCTGGTCGGCGAGGGTGCGGACGGCAATCCGCTGTCCGCCGGCGCCAGCGTCAGCGACCTGCAACCGGAAGAAACCGTCAACTACGAGCTGGGCACCAAGTGGGATGTGTTCAACGACCGCCTGTCCCTGACCGCCGCGGTGTTCCGTACCGAGAAGAAAAACACCCGCATCCTGGTGGACGCCCTGACCTACCAGAACACCGGTGAATCCCGCGTCGACGGCCTGGAGCTGTCGGCCAGCGGCAAGATCACCGACAAGTGGCAAGTCTTCGCCGGCTACAGCTACCTGAAAAGCGAGCTGGTGGACGCCGGCCTCAACGGTCGTAATGGGGTCGTCAGCGCCGGTTCGAACAAAGGCAATGAAATGCCGAACACGCCGAAAAACAGCTTCAGCCTGTGGACCACCTATGAAGTGCTGCCGAAGCTGACCGTGGGCGGCGGTGCGTTCTATGTCGACGAGGTGTATGGCGATGCCGGCAATACCGTGTATGTGCCGTCCTACACCCGCTACGACGCCATGGCCAGCTACAAGCTGAGCAAGAACGTCGACTTGCAGCTGAACGTGCAGAACCTGACCGACAAGACCTACTACGACAAAGCCTACTCGGCGCACTTCGCCAACCAGGCAGCCGGCCGTACCGCCTTGTTCACCACCAACTTCCACTTCTGA
- a CDS encoding DUF6124 family protein, giving the protein MKKLVPDPPVSLSFSRRNPDHDQANEQVRQALANHSVEGSLLAALKPTAAAPAGNDSLFTVRPGISAEEALLHVSMLLKSAEEVSDEITEHASGIERGPIWSLVHSMEMARGVVDALLDGNRL; this is encoded by the coding sequence ATGAAAAAACTCGTCCCCGATCCACCCGTTTCCCTGTCGTTCTCGCGCCGCAACCCAGACCACGACCAGGCCAATGAGCAGGTCCGCCAGGCGCTGGCCAATCATTCGGTGGAAGGCTCGTTGCTCGCTGCCTTGAAACCCACCGCCGCGGCTCCTGCGGGTAACGATTCGCTCTTTACCGTCCGCCCCGGCATCAGCGCCGAAGAAGCGTTGCTTCACGTTTCCATGCTGCTCAAATCCGCCGAGGAGGTCTCCGATGAAATCACCGAACACGCCAGCGGTATCGAGCGTGGCCCGATCTGGTCGCTGGTGCATTCCATGGAGATGGCGCGCGGAGTGGTGGACGCCTTGCTCGACGGTAATCGCCTCTGA
- a CDS encoding type III PLP-dependent enzyme: MSIQVEDYFARETFQKMKAFADKQETPFVVIDTQMIAQAYDDLRAGFEFAKVYYAVKANPAVEIIDLLREKGSNFDIASIYELDKVLGRGVSPDQISYGNTIKKSKDIRYFYEKGVRLYATDSEADLRNIAKAAPGSKVYVRILTEGSTTADWPLSRKFGCQTDMAMDLLILARDLGLVPYGVSFHVGSQQRDISVWDAAIAKVKVIFERLKEEDGIHLKLINMGGGFPANYITRTNSLETYAEEIIRFLKEDFGDELPEIILEPGRSLIANAGILVSEVVLVARKSRTAVERWIYTDVGKFSGLIETMDEAIKFPIWTEKKGETEEVVIAGPTCDSADIMYENYKYGLPLNLAIGDRLYWLSTGAYTTSYSAVEFNGFPPLKSFYV; the protein is encoded by the coding sequence ATGTCGATTCAGGTCGAAGACTATTTCGCGCGCGAAACCTTTCAGAAAATGAAGGCGTTCGCCGACAAGCAAGAAACCCCGTTCGTGGTCATCGACACCCAGATGATCGCCCAGGCCTACGATGACCTGCGCGCCGGTTTCGAGTTCGCCAAGGTCTACTACGCGGTAAAAGCCAACCCGGCCGTCGAAATCATCGACCTGCTGCGGGAAAAAGGTTCGAACTTCGACATCGCCTCGATCTACGAGCTGGACAAGGTGCTGGGCCGCGGCGTCAGCCCGGACCAGATCAGCTACGGCAACACCATCAAGAAATCCAAGGACATCCGCTACTTCTACGAGAAGGGCGTGCGTCTGTATGCCACCGACTCCGAAGCCGACCTGCGCAACATCGCCAAGGCCGCGCCGGGCTCGAAAGTCTATGTGCGGATTCTCACCGAAGGCTCGACCACCGCGGACTGGCCACTGTCGCGCAAGTTCGGCTGCCAGACCGACATGGCCATGGACCTGCTGATCCTCGCCCGCGACCTGGGCCTGGTGCCTTACGGCGTGTCGTTCCACGTGGGTTCGCAACAGCGCGACATCAGCGTCTGGGACGCAGCGATCGCCAAGGTCAAGGTGATCTTCGAACGCCTGAAGGAAGAAGACGGCATCCACCTCAAGCTGATCAACATGGGTGGCGGCTTCCCGGCCAACTACATCACCCGCACCAACAGCCTGGAAACCTACGCCGAGGAAATCATCCGCTTCCTCAAGGAAGACTTCGGCGACGAGCTGCCGGAAATCATCCTCGAGCCAGGCCGTTCGCTGATCGCCAACGCCGGCATCCTGGTCAGCGAAGTGGTGCTGGTGGCGCGTAAGTCCCGTACCGCGGTGGAGCGCTGGATCTATACCGACGTGGGCAAGTTCTCCGGCCTGATCGAAACCATGGACGAAGCCATCAAGTTCCCGATCTGGACCGAGAAGAAAGGCGAGACGGAAGAAGTGGTGATCGCCGGTCCGACCTGCGACAGCGCCGACATCATGTACGAGAACTACAAGTACGGCCTGCCGCTGAACCTGGCCATCGGCGACCGCCTGTACTGGCTGTCCACCGGTGCCTACACCACCAGCTACAGCGCTGTGGAATTCAACGGCTTCCCGCCACTGAAATCCTTCTACGTGTAA
- a CDS encoding tetratricopeptide repeat protein yields the protein MSFQLRREEVLDGEQLRAMLQQSPARAAQAILLAAGEGMLDAQALLGQILLDGLGIERDQALALRWFTIAAKGGHLMARNMLGRCCEHGWGCEADVRAAAGHYRQAAEAGLDWALYNYANLLATGRGVAENHALALNCYQRAAAMGHAKSMNLLGRYLEEGRHCPRDVAAACDWYRRSAEGGDFRGQFSHAAVLADAGRIDEALVWLGKALEGGNLNFLRVARGALLQAAHPQIRGLALAYHQRAAELGDETDREALAQL from the coding sequence GTGAGTTTCCAGTTACGCCGCGAGGAAGTCCTCGACGGCGAGCAGCTGCGCGCCATGCTCCAACAGAGCCCGGCCCGGGCCGCCCAGGCGATCCTGCTGGCGGCCGGGGAGGGCATGCTGGATGCCCAGGCACTGCTCGGGCAGATCCTGCTCGACGGCCTGGGCATCGAGCGCGACCAGGCGCTGGCGCTGCGCTGGTTCACGATCGCCGCCAAGGGCGGGCACCTGATGGCGCGCAACATGCTGGGGCGCTGCTGCGAGCACGGCTGGGGCTGCGAGGCCGATGTCAGGGCGGCTGCCGGGCATTATCGCCAGGCGGCCGAAGCCGGGCTGGACTGGGCGCTGTACAACTACGCCAACCTGCTGGCCACCGGTCGCGGCGTTGCTGAAAACCATGCCCTGGCCTTGAACTGCTACCAGCGCGCGGCCGCCATGGGCCACGCCAAATCCATGAACCTGCTGGGTCGTTATCTGGAGGAGGGGCGTCACTGCCCCAGGGATGTCGCGGCGGCCTGCGACTGGTATCGCCGTTCCGCCGAAGGCGGGGATTTCCGTGGGCAGTTCAGCCACGCCGCAGTGCTGGCCGATGCCGGGCGTATCGACGAAGCGCTGGTCTGGCTGGGCAAGGCCCTGGAAGGCGGCAACCTGAACTTCCTGCGGGTCGCCCGCGGCGCCTTGTTGCAGGCGGCCCATCCGCAGATCCGCGGCCTGGCCCTGGCGTATCACCAGCGTGCGGCAGAGCTGGGTGACGAAACCGACCGCGAGGCGTTAGCCCAGCTGTAG
- a CDS encoding alkaline phosphatase D family protein: MSDFNLGRRRVIQVAGAGLLLPGLAPAVIASGKDRPKMVDGVQSGDLLGDRAMVWSRTDRPARMVVEWDTRSLFSNPRKFVSPLVDARTDFTARVELGGLPTDQAIFYRVYFEDAQTGVRSKPWFGHLRSVPQTRRDIRFVWSGDTVGQGFGINPDIGGMRIYEAMRRRLPDFFIHSGDTIYADGPVPAQLTTENGRVWRNITTEAKSKVAETLDEYRGNYRYNLLDENVRRFNAEVPQIWQWDDHEVVNNWSPSKVLDERYTTKDIHTLVGRARQAWLEYAPMRLQSADQGGRIYRKLSYGPLLDVFVLDMRSYRGGNDDNLGAAKPFLGREQLDWLKQGLKHSKAQWKVVAADMPIGLGVPDGEASPGVPRWEAIANGDPGPAQGRELEIAELLAFLRKHKVRNHVWLTADVHYCAAHHYHPDRAAFQDFEPFWEFVAGPLNAGSFGPNALDKTFGPEVVFQKAPPAQNTSPFAGFQFFGEVQIEGQSGELKVILRDLDGVAVFERKLQPV; encoded by the coding sequence ATGAGCGATTTCAACCTCGGTCGGCGGCGGGTGATTCAGGTGGCGGGGGCGGGGCTGTTGCTGCCGGGGTTGGCGCCGGCGGTGATTGCCTCGGGCAAGGACCGGCCGAAGATGGTCGATGGCGTGCAGTCCGGGGATCTGCTCGGCGATCGGGCGATGGTCTGGAGCCGTACCGACCGGCCGGCGCGGATGGTGGTGGAGTGGGATACCCGCAGCCTGTTCAGCAACCCGCGCAAGTTTGTCTCACCCCTGGTCGATGCCCGCACCGACTTTACCGCGCGGGTCGAACTGGGCGGGCTGCCCACCGACCAGGCGATTTTTTATCGGGTGTATTTCGAGGACGCCCAGACCGGCGTGCGCAGCAAACCCTGGTTCGGCCATTTGCGCAGCGTGCCGCAGACCCGCCGCGATATCCGTTTTGTGTGGAGCGGCGACACCGTCGGCCAGGGCTTCGGCATCAACCCGGACATCGGCGGCATGCGCATCTACGAGGCCATGCGCCGGCGCCTGCCGGACTTTTTTATCCACAGCGGCGACACCATTTACGCCGACGGCCCGGTGCCGGCGCAGCTGACCACCGAGAACGGCCGGGTGTGGCGCAATATCACCACCGAGGCCAAGAGCAAGGTCGCCGAGACCCTCGACGAATACCGCGGCAACTACCGCTACAACCTTCTGGATGAGAACGTGCGGCGCTTCAACGCCGAGGTGCCGCAGATCTGGCAGTGGGACGACCATGAGGTGGTCAACAACTGGTCACCGAGCAAGGTGCTGGATGAGCGTTACACCACCAAAGATATCCACACCCTGGTGGGCCGTGCGCGGCAAGCCTGGCTGGAATACGCGCCGATGCGCTTGCAGAGCGCCGACCAGGGCGGGCGCATCTATCGCAAGCTGAGCTATGGGCCGCTGCTGGATGTGTTCGTGCTGGACATGCGCAGCTATCGCGGCGGCAACGACGACAACCTTGGCGCGGCCAAGCCGTTCCTCGGCCGCGAGCAGCTGGACTGGCTCAAGCAGGGGCTCAAGCACTCCAAGGCGCAGTGGAAGGTGGTGGCGGCCGACATGCCCATCGGCCTCGGTGTGCCGGACGGTGAGGCCAGCCCCGGCGTGCCGCGCTGGGAGGCGATCGCCAATGGCGACCCGGGCCCGGCCCAGGGCCGTGAGCTGGAGATCGCCGAGCTGCTGGCGTTCCTGCGCAAGCACAAGGTGCGCAACCATGTGTGGCTGACGGCGGACGTGCATTACTGCGCGGCGCACCACTATCACCCGGACCGCGCGGCGTTCCAGGACTTCGAGCCGTTCTGGGAATTCGTCGCCGGGCCTTTGAATGCCGGCAGTTTCGGGCCCAATGCACTGGACAAGACCTTCGGCCCGGAGGTGGTGTTCCAGAAGGCGCCGCCGGCGCAGAACACCTCGCCGTTCGCTGGGTTCCAGTTCTTCGGCGAAGTGCAGATCGAAGGGCAGAGCGGGGAGTTGAAGGTGATCCTGCGTGACCTGGACGGGGTGGCGGTGTTCGAGCGCAAGTTGCAGCCGGTGTAG
- a CDS encoding PepSY domain-containing protein, producing MLKKTLFQLHWFFGISAGLVLALMGITGATVSFQDEILRALNPSTLQVEKQPAGVLPPAELVEKIQAASGKTVSMLTVEADSGNAARVWFTPPPGQRRGEMRYFDPYTGDFMGAALGQDFFGLMLQLHRFLAMGDSGRQITGACTLILIFFCLSGLYLRWPRQVASWRAWLTLDWAKKGRGFNWDLHAVAGTWCLLFYLLAALTGLSWSYEWYNKGLNKLLADSPQGQRMKGGRGAPPQGPAPTADYNAMWLGIYSTAGKDLSSYNIRMPAVAGKPATVFYLLKHSPHDRALNQITIDPNSGVVSRHDRYSDKSLKAQLLTSIYALHVGSYFGIVGRILVTIASLTMPLFFITGWLLYLDRRRKKRQIKDARQGLSADTGDASAWLIGFASQSGFAEQLAWQAAGQLQAAGVPARVQPLASVSEQDLLNTQNALFVVSTFGDGEAPDSARGFERKVLSRALSLDNLKYAVLGLGDRQYPHFCGFAKRLHGWLAEHGGNTLFAPVEVDSGDSYALRHWQQQLGQLIGQAPVDLWQAPAYDNWILNQRLLLNPDSSGSGVYLLGLTPPQPSSWLAGDLVQVLPRNCAWAIEFFLDGLGLDGSATVQLDGLTETLTQALASRQLPENRAHLVGLHAQALVDALVPLAMREYSIASLASDGQLELLVRQERHPDGSLGIGSGWLTEHAPVGSSISLRVRRNSGFHLPAEPCPLILLGNGTGLAGLRSLLKARIAEGQQDNWLIFGERNAEHDFYCKDELQEWLTAGDLRRLDLAFSRDQAEKIYVQDRLRQQAERLKQWLADGASIYICGSLQGMASGVDQVLNEILGAEVVERLIEQGRYRRDVY from the coding sequence GTGTTGAAGAAAACCCTGTTCCAGTTGCACTGGTTTTTCGGCATCAGCGCCGGCCTGGTCCTGGCCTTGATGGGCATTACCGGAGCGACCGTGTCGTTCCAGGATGAAATCCTGCGTGCCCTCAACCCCTCCACACTGCAGGTGGAAAAGCAGCCGGCCGGCGTCCTGCCACCCGCCGAGCTGGTGGAAAAGATCCAGGCCGCCTCGGGCAAGACCGTGTCGATGCTCACCGTGGAAGCCGACAGCGGCAACGCCGCCCGCGTCTGGTTCACCCCGCCACCGGGCCAGCGCCGCGGCGAGATGCGCTATTTCGACCCCTACACCGGCGACTTCATGGGCGCCGCCCTGGGCCAGGACTTCTTCGGCCTGATGCTGCAACTGCACCGTTTCCTGGCCATGGGCGACAGCGGCCGGCAGATCACCGGCGCCTGCACCCTGATCCTGATCTTCTTCTGCCTGTCCGGCCTCTACCTGCGCTGGCCGCGCCAGGTGGCGAGCTGGCGTGCCTGGCTGACCCTGGATTGGGCGAAAAAAGGCCGTGGCTTCAACTGGGACCTGCACGCCGTGGCCGGGACCTGGTGCCTGCTGTTCTATCTACTGGCGGCGCTGACTGGCTTGTCCTGGTCCTACGAGTGGTACAACAAGGGCCTGAACAAACTGCTGGCCGACTCGCCACAGGGCCAGCGCATGAAAGGCGGCCGTGGCGCGCCGCCCCAGGGCCCGGCGCCGACCGCCGACTACAACGCCATGTGGCTGGGCATCTACAGCACCGCCGGCAAGGACCTGAGCTCCTACAACATCCGCATGCCCGCGGTGGCCGGCAAGCCGGCGACCGTGTTCTATCTGCTCAAGCACTCGCCCCACGACCGGGCGCTGAACCAGATCACTATCGACCCGAACAGCGGCGTGGTCAGCCGCCACGACCGCTACAGCGACAAGAGCCTCAAGGCGCAGTTGCTGACCAGCATCTATGCCCTGCACGTGGGCAGCTACTTCGGCATTGTCGGGCGCATCCTGGTGACTATCGCTTCGCTGACCATGCCGCTGTTCTTTATCACCGGCTGGCTGCTGTACCTGGATCGCCGGCGCAAAAAGCGCCAGATCAAGGACGCGCGCCAGGGCCTGAGCGCCGACACCGGCGACGCCTCGGCCTGGTTGATCGGCTTCGCCAGCCAAAGCGGTTTCGCCGAACAACTCGCCTGGCAGGCCGCCGGGCAATTGCAGGCCGCGGGCGTGCCGGCCAGGGTCCAGCCGCTGGCCAGCGTCAGCGAGCAAGACCTGCTGAATACCCAGAACGCATTGTTCGTGGTCAGCACCTTCGGCGACGGCGAAGCACCGGACAGCGCCCGGGGCTTCGAGCGCAAGGTGCTGAGCCGCGCCTTGTCCCTGGACAACCTCAAGTACGCCGTACTGGGCCTGGGCGACCGGCAATACCCGCACTTCTGCGGCTTTGCCAAGCGCCTGCACGGCTGGCTGGCCGAGCATGGCGGCAACACCCTGTTCGCTCCGGTGGAAGTCGACAGCGGCGACAGCTACGCCCTGCGCCACTGGCAGCAGCAACTGGGCCAGTTGATCGGCCAGGCGCCGGTGGACCTGTGGCAGGCGCCCGCCTACGACAACTGGATCCTGAACCAACGCCTGCTGCTCAACCCCGACAGCAGCGGTTCCGGCGTCTACCTGCTGGGCTTGACCCCACCGCAACCGAGCAGTTGGCTGGCCGGCGACCTGGTGCAAGTGCTACCGCGCAACTGCGCGTGGGCCATCGAGTTCTTCCTCGACGGCCTGGGCCTGGACGGCAGCGCCACGGTGCAGCTCGACGGCCTGACGGAAACCCTGACCCAGGCCCTGGCCAGCCGCCAGCTCCCGGAAAACCGTGCCCATCTGGTAGGTCTGCACGCCCAGGCGCTGGTGGATGCCCTGGTGCCGCTGGCGATGCGCGAATACTCCATCGCCTCGCTGGCCAGCGACGGCCAGCTGGAACTGCTGGTGCGCCAGGAACGCCACCCCGACGGCAGCCTGGGCATCGGTTCCGGCTGGCTCACCGAGCATGCGCCGGTCGGCTCCAGCATCAGCCTGCGGGTGCGGCGCAACAGCGGCTTCCATCTGCCGGCCGAGCCTTGCCCGCTGATCCTGCTGGGCAACGGCACGGGCCTGGCCGGCTTGCGCAGCCTGCTCAAGGCGCGCATCGCCGAGGGCCAGCAAGACAACTGGCTGATCTTCGGCGAACGCAACGCCGAGCATGACTTCTACTGCAAGGACGAGCTGCAGGAATGGCTGACCGCCGGCGACCTGCGCCGCCTGGACCTGGCCTTCTCCCGCGATCAGGCCGAGAAGATCTACGTCCAGGATCGCCTGCGCCAACAGGCCGAACGCCTCAAGCAATGGCTGGCCGACGGCGCCTCGATCTACATCTGCGGCAGCCTGCAAGGCATGGCGTCGGGGGTGGATCAGGTGCTCAATGAAATACTGGGCGCCGAGGTCGTCGAACGCCTGATCGAGCAAGGCCGCTATCGCCGCGACGTCTATTGA
- a CDS encoding Fe2+-dependent dioxygenase — protein MLLHIPGLFSREEVLRIREALEQADWADGKITAGYQSAKAKHNLQLPEGHPLAQEIGAAMLERLWQHPRFMSAALPHKVFPPLLNCYTAGGSFDFHIDNAVRQPKGSVERVRTDLSSTLFFSDPEDYDGGELEIQDTFGTQRVKLPAGDMVLYPGTSLHKVNAVTRGTRYASFFWTQSLVREDSQRALLFEMDEAIQQLTRDMPDHPSLIRLTGTYHNLLRRWVEV, from the coding sequence ATGCTCCTGCATATTCCCGGCCTGTTCTCCCGTGAAGAAGTGCTGCGTATCCGTGAGGCCCTGGAGCAGGCGGACTGGGCCGACGGCAAGATCACCGCGGGTTATCAGTCGGCCAAGGCCAAGCACAACCTGCAACTGCCCGAAGGCCACCCGCTGGCCCAGGAGATCGGCGCGGCGATGCTCGAGCGCCTGTGGCAGCACCCGCGCTTCATGTCGGCAGCGCTGCCGCACAAGGTCTTCCCGCCGCTGCTCAACTGCTACACCGCCGGTGGCAGTTTCGACTTCCATATCGACAACGCCGTGCGTCAGCCCAAGGGCAGCGTCGAGCGGGTTCGTACCGACCTGTCGTCGACCCTGTTTTTCAGCGATCCGGAGGACTACGACGGCGGCGAGCTGGAAATCCAGGACACCTTCGGCACCCAGCGGGTGAAGCTGCCGGCCGGCGACATGGTGCTGTACCCGGGCACCAGCCTGCACAAGGTCAATGCGGTCACCCGCGGCACCCGCTATGCGTCGTTCTTCTGGACCCAGAGCCTGGTGCGCGAAGACAGCCAGCGCGCCCTGCTGTTCGAGATGGACGAGGCGATCCAGCAACTGACCCGCGACATGCCGGATCATCCGTCGCTGATCCGCCTGACCGGCACCTACCACAACCTGTTGCGCCGCTGGGTCGAGGTGTAA